A window of the Gossypium hirsutum isolate 1008001.06 chromosome A05, Gossypium_hirsutum_v2.1, whole genome shotgun sequence genome harbors these coding sequences:
- the LOC107890465 gene encoding dicer-like protein 4 isoform X3 → MLPRIFGMTASPVVGKDASSQVNLPKSINSLENLLDAKVYSVGDKEELESFVASPVVRVYDYGPVNFGSSCSTMIYCSKLEEIKRQCIPLVRKNGDIQSARNTKKLLNRMHDNIIFCLENLGIWGALQACRLLLTGNNSERNELIEDEGILSDDSVCDRYLVHAADVFASDCTRDGPANDLSDVEILKEPFFSKKLLRLVGILSTFRLQPNMKCIIFVNRIVTARSLSYILQNLKFLLFWKCHFLVGVHSGLKSMSRKTMKNILEKFRTGELNLLIATKVGEEGLDIQTCCLVIRFDLPETVASFIQSRGRARMPLSEYAFLVNSGNEKELDLIKNFKKDEDRMNVEISFRTSTEVSIGLEERIYTVDSSGASISSGYSISLLHHYCSKLPHDEYFFPKPSFYYFEDSGGTICNIILPSNAPINQIASTPQSSVNAAKKDACLKAIEELHKLGALTDHLLPLQNSVLEEETLLVSSDSGSSEADEDSRGELHEMLVPAVLKESWTNLENCVLLYAYYIKFIPNPEDRSYKEFALFVKSPLPKEAERMELDLHLSRRRSVMTKLTPSGVAEFKREEIMQAQHFQEMFFKVILDRSELLSEFVTLGNVFLSSSSSTFYLLLPVILSNCENKVTVDWGIVQRCLSSPLFKSPVAAAKIENFPSDVCLHLVNGCRSIRDIENSLVYATHKRAFYFITSIVGEKNGYSPYRDSGTLNHLEHLNMSGIHLKYPEQPLLHAKPLFKLHNLLHNRKPEDSESNELEEYFIDLPPELCQLKIIGFSKEIGSSLSLLPSIMHRLENLLVAIELKHVFSASFAEGAEVTALRVLEALTTEKCQERFSLERLESLGDSFLKFAVARHLFLLHDALDEGELTRRRSNVVNNSNLFKLATRRNLQVYIRDQPFDPYQFFPLGHPCPVICTKETKGTVHPQSSCQVDHAKSEVRCSRNHHWLQKKTISDVVEALVGAFIVDRGFQAATAFLRWIGIRVDFQGSQLNSICAASKGFMPLSSLLDIGDLENLLGYQFLHKGLLLQAIVHPSFNRHGGGCYQRLEFLGDAVLDYLITSYLFSLYPKLKPGQLTDLRSVSVNNKSFANVAVDRRLHKFLMCDSCHLNEAIEKYVDFITLSPDRGLFEGPKCPKALGDLVESCFGAILLDTGFNLNRVWKIMLSILDPIKSLSSVQLNPIREVQELSQCYNWDLQFLVAKVGRNFSVDAKVNAGDVPLCVCSSNINRKEAIRTTAHQLYVKLKALGYAPKSKSLDEVLKGSPKNEAKLIGYDETPIDVTVPDIIGFENMKLQESLVNDFNPKTRSSKKTTSSGVSCISPGSRPFEVKAARGSASGIEPKGTPPNCSIVDPSCGIDSPSKGESHSRTARSQLYEICAINCWKPPLFECCKEEGPSHLRSFTYRVIVEIEEAPDMILECFSSPRTTKKAAAEHAAEGALWYLKHEGYLQ, encoded by the exons ATGCTTCCTCGTATATTTGGAATGACAGCGTCTCCCGTTGTTGGTAAAG ATGCTTCCAGTCAAGTAAATTTACCTAAAAGCATCAACAGCCTCGAAAACTTGCTTGATGCTAAG GTATATTCAGTTGGAGATAAGGAGGAATTGGAAAGCTTTGTAGCATCTCCTGTGGTTAGAGTATATGATTATGGTCCTGTCAATTTTGGTTCTTCTTGTTCCACCATGATCTATTGTAGTAAACTTGAGGAGATTAAGCGCCAG TGCATACCTCTTGTCAGGAAGAATGGTGATATTCAATCTGCCAGGAACACAAAAAAGCTGCTCAACAGAATGCATGATAATATAATCTTTTGCTTGGAAAATCTGGGCATTTGGGGAGCATTGCAA GCTTGCCGACTTCTTTTAACTGGTAATAACTCTGAGAGGAATGAATTGATAGAAGATGAAGGGATTTTAAGCGACGACTCTGTATGTGATCGATATCTTGTTCATGCTGCTGATGTTTTTGCTTCAGATTGTACGAGAG ATGGACCTGCAAACGATTTATCTGATGTAGAGATTTTGAAGGAACCATTTTTCTCGAAAAAGCTGCTACGTCTTGTTGGAATTCTTTCCACCTTCAG GTTACAGCCAAATATGAAATGCATAATTTTTGTGAATAGGATTGTTACTGCAAGATCCTTGTCATACATACTGCAAAACCTTAAGTTCCTATTATTTTGGAAGTGCCATTTTCTTGTGGGAGTCCACTCTGGACTTAAAAGTATGTCAAGGAAGACAATGAAAAACATTCTTGAGAAGTTCAGAACAGGAGAG TTGAATCTTTTGATTGCAACTAAAGTCGGTGAAGAAGGACTTGACATTCAGACATGCTGCCTTGTGATACGTTTTGACCTTCCAGAAACTGTTGCGAGCTTTATCCAATCAAGAGGACGTGCAAGAATGCCTCTCTCTGAGTATGCATTTCTGGTGAACAG TGGGAACGAGAAGGAACtagatttgattaaaaattttaagaaagatGAAGATCGTATGAATGTGGAAATTTCTTTCAGAACATCTACTGAGGTTTCTATTGGTCTTGAGGAGAGAATCTATACGGTTGATTCATCTGGTGCTTCCATCAGTTCAGGATATAGTATCTCTCTACTTCATCATTACTGCTCAAAACTGCCCCATGATGA GTACTTTTTCCCCAAGCCAAGCTTTTATTATTTTGAAGATTCAGGAGGAACAATCTGCAATATAATATTACCTTCTAATGCTCCAATAAATCAAATTGCCAGTACACCTCAATCTTCAGTTAATGCTGCCAAAAAGGATGCTTGTCTAAAAGCAATTGAAGAATTGCATAAATTGGGAGCCTTGACTGACCATCTCTTGCCACTGCAAAACAGTGTTCTTGAGGAGGAAACATTGCTGGTGTCTTCTGATTCTGGGAGCTCTGAAG CAGATGAGGATTCACGAGGTGAACTACATGAAATGCTTGTTCCTGCTGTGCTTAAAGAATCATGGACTAACTTAGAGAACTGTGTCCTCCTTTATGCTTACTATATAAAATTTATTCCGAATCCTGAGGACAGGAGCTATAAAGAGTTTGCTCTCTTTGTCAAGTCTCCTCTCCCTAAGGAGGCTGAGAGAATGGAGCTGGATCTTCACCTATCTCGCCGTAGGTCGGTGATGACAAAGCTTACCCCATCAGGAGTTGCAGAATTTAAGAGAGAAGAG ATCATGCAGGCACAGCATTTTCAAGAAATGTTCTTCAAGGTCATCCTTGATAGATCAGAACTCCTTTCTGAATTTGTTACTTTAGGAAATGTCTTTCTTTCATCAAGCTCCTCAACATTCTATTTACTGCTTCCTGTTATTCTCTCCAATTGTGAGAATAAAGTGACAGTGGATTGGGGGATTGTGCAAAGATGTTTGTCGTCTCCACTTTTTAAGTCTCCTGTTGCAGCTGCAAAGATTGAAAATTTCCCTTCAGATGTTTGCTTGCACCTTGTAAATGGTTGTAGGAGTATAAGAGACATTGAGAATAGTTTGGTGTATGCCACACACAAGAGGGCCTTTTACTTTATTACTAGCATCGTTGGTGAAAAAAATGGTTACAGCCCATATAGAGATTCAGGCACTTTAAATCACTTGGAGCACTTAAACAT GTCTGGCATTCATCTTAAGTACCCTGAACAACCTCTTCTGCATGCAAAACCTCTTTTTAAGTTGCACAATTTGCTCCACAACCGAAAGCCGGAAGATTCGG AATCAAATGAACTGGAAGAATACTTCATTGATTTGCCTCCTGAGCTTTGTCAGCTGAAAATAATAGGCTTCTCCAAAGAGATAGGGAGTTCGCTTTCTTTGTTACCATCAATTATGCATCGCCTGGAGAACTTGCTTGTGGCTATTGAACTGAAGCATGTTTTTTCTGCTTCATTTGCCGAGGGAGCTGAAGTTACAGCCCTTAGG GTTCTAGAAGCTCTTACTACAGAGAAGTGTCAAGAGCGTTTTTCTCTTGAAAGGCTTGAATCACTTGGTGATTCCTTCCTCAAGTTTGCTGTGGCCCGCCATCTTTTTCTTTTACATGATGCACTCGATGAAGGGGAATTGACTAGGAGAAGGTCAAATGTTGTAAATAATTCTAATTTATTCAAGCTGGCAACAAGGCGAAATTTACAG GTTTACATACGTGATCAACCTTTTGATCCTTATCAGTTCTTTCCCTTGGGCCATCCCTGCCCAGTAATTTGTACAAAAGAAACTAAAGGAACTGTTCATCCACAATCTAGTTGTCAAGTAGATCATGCAAAGAGTGAAGTCAGATGTAGTAGAAATCACCATTGGCTACAAAAGAAAACAATTTCTGATGTGGTTGAGGCTCTTGTAGGAGCATTTATAGTTGATAGGGGCTTCCAAGCGGCAACAGCATTTCTTAGATGGATAGGCATACGAGTGGACTTCCAAGGTTCTCAACTTAATAGTATTTGCGCTGCAAGCAAGGGATTTATGCCACTTTCCTCCCTATTGGATATTGGAGATCTTGAAAATTTGTTGGGTTATCAGTTTCTTCATAAGGGTCTCCTCCTTCAGGCGATTGTGCATCCTTCTTTTAATAGGCATGGTGGAGGCTGCTACCAG AGATTGGAGTTTCTTGGAGATGCTGTCTTGGATTATTTAATTACATCATATCTGTTTTCACTGTATCCAAAGTTGAAACCTGGTCAGTTGACTGATTTGAGATCAGTGTCAGTGAACAACAAGTCCTTTGCCAATGTTGCAGTGGACAGACGCTTACACAAATTTCTTATGTGTGACTCTTGTCACCTCAATGAGGCCATAGAAAAATATGTTGACTTCATCACATTATCACCAGACAGGGGATTATTTGAAGGGCCAAAATGTCCGAAG GCTCTTGGTGACTTGGTAGAGTCTTGTTTTGGTGCTATTCTCCTTGATACAGGGTTCAACTTGAACCGTGTTTGGAAGATAATGTTATCCATtctggatccaatcaagagcctTTCAAGTGTGCAGCTCAATCCTATCAGGGAAGTACAGGAACTTTCCCAGTGTTATAACTGGGATTTGCAGTTTCTAGTTGCAAAAGTTGGTAGAAATTTTTCAGTGGATGCAAAGGTAAATGCAGGAGATGTTCCTCTATGTGTTTGTTCCAGCAACATTAATAGAAAAGAAGCTATCAGAACTACTGCACATCAACTATATGTAAAGTTAAAG GCTCTAGGATATGCACCCAAATCAAAGTCCTTGGACGAAGTTTTGAAGGGAAGCCCCAAGAATGAAGCCAAGCTTATTGGATACGATGAAACACCCATTGATGTCACTGTTCCTGACATAATTGGatttgaaaacatgaaattgCAAGAATCTCTTGTGAATGATTTCAACCCCAAAACCCGTTCTAGTAAAAAGACAACTTCTAGCGGTGTATCTTGCATCTCGCCTGGTAGCAGACCTTTTGAAGTAAAAGCAGCAAGGGGTTCAGCCTCTGGTATTGAACCCAAAGGCACACCCCCCAATTGCTCCATTGTGGATCCTAGTTGTGGGATTGACTCGCCATCCAAAG GTGAATCACATAGTCGTACTGCTAGATCACAGTTATACGAAATCTGTGCTATCAATTGCTGGAAACCCCCTTTGTTTGAATGTTGCAAAGAGGAAGGACCAAGTCATTTGAGATC ATTCACTTACAGGGTAATAGTTGAAATCGAAGAAGCTCCAGATATGATATTGGAGTGCTTCAGCAGTCCTCGGACCACAAAGAAGGCAGCAGCCGAGCATGCAGCGGAAGGTGCACTCTGGTATTTAAAACATGAAGGATACTTACAATAA